A region of the Silene latifolia isolate original U9 population chromosome 9, ASM4854445v1, whole genome shotgun sequence genome:
TTATGTCGCATCTCTACTTATCGAGTCGtgtcttatgtttatgtattgaaactgacgtttgtgtgtctgtgtaaatgtcacctattatcggggtggcctgtgtcgatccatattaTATATCCGATCATATAGGGAGCAGTTATTATGTACAGGTTAGCGTTGGTAGCACGTGGGAGATGGGACGAGCCTTGATGACATTCGAGTCTAGTATAGTTGACTAGAATAGcgtagtagtcatgagttgtattatttatttcattatttaCTTAATTATGGTTATGTAATCAACTAAATGCTCTATTTATAATAGTTTTTTCTTAATTTcaactccgatttcaccgcctcaggaaatcgagatggtaacatctcccaattacctaggccgggtaagaagggggtgttacaaagtggtatcagtgcCAGGTTTTGGAacctaaatcaattaatcaaatgAACTTAGGTGTGTCTATTAAAATGaaccgacatgagtacaataggagatcggttttggatgggTGGGCGTCcacatatcaaaactagtgcctattgccTCGGTTGAatactacgtgggtggttacaaTATGGGTGAACGGTATAGGCAATGTTGTGCGATTACATGAGTGATGTGGTTGTTGATAGACTCTTGCATGTTATGAGCTTTCACATGTGTGTGGTAAGATACGAAAAATTGGATGAGTAGATTTACATGTCATGACACCTTTTGAAAGATGATAATTTCGTTCTCTCGATTCATATTGTGTGTTTATCTAATGTTTGATAGTGCTACCGCTAGCGTATAATATATGATGATTTTTGGTAGAGTAAGTGCGAGTATGGAAGTAGTAGATAAGAAATGGCGATTTTGATGTCGCATGAGCTAACTCGGGACGGGTCACTTATAGacggtggactcccgaaccttgTAGTCTTGCAGGAAATCCGTCGATAAGGCTTTATTGAGAATTTGGACCTAACGgaatcacttgaccgagtgcgagtaccaactcgaccgagtacgcaattactcggccgagtggacccttgactcgaccgagtggacccaaaTCCAGGAGGTGGTGCATTCTGTAAAaaccgtcactcgaccgagtgggccttCTACTCGACCGATTACactcgacactcgaccgagtggactcacaCGGGTTGCGCTACTAGACTAAAAGGCCCTATCTCCTTCACTTTTCATTCTTATCTTCATATCTTCATCTCTTTCCTCACCAAAAATTCCCCAAAAACCTCCATTTTTGTTCCATTTTGCTTGGGATTCATCCTATTACTCAACTTTTTTCACCTAGTTCCATTAATTTGTCAAGGTAAGCTTATTCGTCCTCTTCCATCTTTTCCCCAATTAGAGTTTTCTTTAGATCTACTCTTAAATCTTTTGAGTTTTGTTAATTAGTTACCCATTCTACCTAATTCATGATATTAGTAAACTTTTTACACCATTATTgttgataaaaatcaaatttttgtgaTAAAATTTTGTCCACCATTGATGAACTCGAAAATGGTGTTCTTGAGTCAATAATGGGACTTTGGTACTTGTTGTTGAATCTAATTGGACAACAAAGGATTAACCTTTATTGTTATGGATGGATCTTGTTGAAAAtgttaaaatttcgtcttaaaatccCGCCTCAAAATTTTTGAATTGTAGGTAAGTCATGCCTAAATTTCTATTTTTATGGGTAAAACTTGATATAATCACCTTATCAGACTACTATCTTGGCTTGTAATCTAGTATGTGGTcccaaaatgaaataaatttcgtcttaaaacttgggtgaaattttCCAACTCCTCTTAAAACTCCCATGAACAGATGTATTTTTGTGTCTTAAGGATGGTTTTACTATGTTGCTAGATTGTAAATTTGATAGTTGCTACTATGCTATGGAATGAATTAAGGAAATTTTGTCTTAAAGTGTGGCCAAGTTCTTGAAAATTCGACACTAACCATGtcgaaattttaatttttatgattACTACTTGTGTGGCTTACTCATGGCTCCTCAAAAAACTTCAAACCCATTGATGAAcgtgtcgttgtacgctctcaaacaatatttatagtctcaacaaactactcttagtatagcggtaagtaaaggtcggatcccaagggacaggtattgTATTAAGCAATCAAATCCAAGTAGTTATGCCTTTAAATCACAATTTGGTTTGGGTCAAGGTTGTTtcttttttggtaaaatgtgatcATTTTGTATTCATTCAATAATAGGAAATCAGTACGCATAGTTTGACAGTTCAATAAGTTGTAAGACAATGGACTAATACATCATATATCAATAAGAACTCCTATAGAATTTAGCCAAAGTCTATCACTACTAGCAACTGGCAGATGTACCAGCAGCTTCAATCTGCTCTTCACCTGCACATTAATTGCATTCACAATTAGAACAAGCCTTCTTAAGTTGAGCTCCAGCCTGCATCTATTGCTCTCGTGCCAGATGTGGTACCAACATGCCAAACGCACCATGCTGCAAGTTTTCTACTGTATCTTTGAGTAACTCTGACGTGGATAAAAAAGCTTCAGCTGTAACCAATGCTCCACTGCTAGTAAGATCTGAGAACTAAAAGCACACTTTGAGAACAGATGAGCATGGGTTTCCATTCCCTGTTCACAGAGTACACAGAGATCAGAATCACACAGTCCCAGATGATACAATTTAGCTCTAGTGTTGAGAGCTTCTCTATGAATCAACCATCCAATAAAGGCCTGCTTAGGGATGTTCCACCTATCCCAAACAGCCTTACTCCATTGGACAGGGGGGTGTTGTCCCCTAAGCCAATGGTAACCAGAACTACCAGAATAACCCCTAGTGGCAACCACCCACTGGTTATCCTGAAAACCTCCTGCCAACACATCCCTCACTTTACAAACATTTCTCCAGTTCCAATTAGAATCCATAGAAGGTTGATAATTAGTCCAGTCACTTCCTTTCAGATAGGCATGATCTACCCACAAAACCCATAACCTGTCAGCTTTTGTGTATATCCAATTCACCAATTTTCCAATAACTGCTATATTTCACACCCCTGCTGCATAAATTCCCATACCACCTTCTTGCTTAGGACAACATACATTATCCCAAGCCACAAGAGGTATGATAAACTTCATCACTGCTCCATAAAAAATTGCGACAGATAGCTTCAATTCTTTGAACCATACCTTTTGGAATGAGAAAAATGGAAGACCAGTAATTATGCAAAGTATTGAGTACAGAGTTAATAAGGATAAACCTACCCGCATAGCTCATCTTTCTTGCCCCTATGCCCCTGATCTTATGAACAATCTTCTCAATCAAAATATTACAGTCAGACATAGTAAGTCTTCCAGGTTGAACTGGCACACCCAAGTATCTAAATGGAAGAGAACCTTCCTGGAAACCAGAAATATGGGTGATATCAGTCCTTAGCCAATCAGGAACCCCATTAAATACCACCTCAGACTTGTCAGCATTAAACGTAGACAAGGCTCTGAGAATCAACATAATAGACCTCACATCATCTCTACAAAACATTAATAAGTCATCAGCAAATAGTAGGTGTGTCAACCTTAAACTCTTACATAGAGGATGAAACCTGAAATACCAATGGCCAACAGCATAGTCCATAACTTTGGAAAGATATTCCATACACACACAAAACAACAATGGAGAAATGGAGTCTCCCTGCCTTAAACCCCTTCTCCCCTTGAAATAACCAAACTGTGAGCCATTCAAATTAAGTGAAGAAGAAGTGGTAGTAACACAGGTCATAACCAAACTTCTGAAATGCTCAGGGAACTTCAAAGCAACTAACATTTAATCGAAAAAGCTCCATTCAATTGAGTCATAAGCTTTTTGTAAATCCAATTTAAACAAATATCTTGGGGAAGCCATACTCCTATTATAATACCTGACCAAGTCATGGCAaatcaatatattctccaaaatACTCCTTCCCTTCACAAAAGCACCCTGACTCCTATTGATAAGGTCTGGCAAAATGAGAGCCAACCTAGCACATAGAATTTTTGAGATAGCTTTGTATAGCACATTGCAACATGAAATAGGTCTAAAGTGCTTCATACTTGTTAGCCTATCAACTTTTGGTATTAAGGTGATTATAGTGGTGTTAACTTGGACCAACAATTGACCAGTACTAAAGAAGTTCATTATAGCAGCACATATGTCATCTCCAACAACATCCCAAGCATCCCTATAAAACTGACTATTATATCCATTTGGCCAGGAGCCTAGTCTTTTGGAATGCtaatgatgctttgcttgacttCATCTGCAGTTACATGCTTTGCAAGAATGGCATAATGCTTCTCAGTGCAACAATTACCCCTTCTGACTACAGTTTGATTAACACATGCAACATCAGTCTGTGTCCCCAAAAGTTCTAGGTAATAATCCAGAAATGCAGCCTGAATGCTAGCCCCTTCAGTGCAAACCATCCCATGGTGATCCTcaatttgaaaaactttattCAACATATTTCTCTtcttaataacatgatgaaagtAGGATGTATTCAGATCACCCTCAATAGACCACTAGATCTTAGCTTTTTGAGTCAAAAAGCTATCTCTAGCACAGattgttggagtgagtgtcctccacaatagtgcgtttacataataaatctcattaatggaatatcattagatatttaattatttgatcctcgtcagttgattaacgtaaatcgataacggttggctgactagagtttgacgttattgtcgtgagatggcggtgatcaactgacccctttcggtcacacctaaaggaacgaaccccaattgacaactaattaattgtatgagatacaatttagttagtcccttgatttatagactaagaggttagtcgattattttagagagattttgagttgcaAACTCTAGGCAGggcaattattatttaattatgcgataattgaataataaatttttgggagacgggttttagttaattaattgttaattcactaaaattgtactaattgattaatgtgattaatattagtacataaataatatgtgtagtggtacacgtatatttacggagtgatttggacgaattaattatggaagtatttaaacatgaaacgatgtttaaaataaaattacacgtatttgtgcgacaaatataagaaccaatatggacccgtaaatgggcaagtggaccgtgtaaaatagagtagtggatgattaggaacataatcatttcaccttactttagaTACTACCATAATTCATCTtatatagattttgcatgtgatgtaagattaaaaaatataagacaatttgtccactacaacactccacccacccgccactttcccttcctatttactccaccctttgtttatttctacactacatcattttgtatgttttgcatgtgaacattaatcaatcatctctctaaaattattattcattattactAAGAAGTAGTAATACTTTTTATTACTAagaaatgttagtaatattacaaataatatcaagggtataattttaacaagtttctagttaaatacttgttattatttttgggtaagttcttgagtgcatcttgaaggagatgtTGTTTTTGAAGActtgtaaggaggatcatccatttgttataagctcaagaacaaactagtaaggtgaactagtttgtgccctttttaccttaaaatcaatgtaaggaaattgtttttccttaaactttcatttttatgcttttctatttgcatgcatgttacatagatcacctaaatgataaattatgagataatttattttttattagagagtctaatatggatctatgacctttcaagtggtatcagagcttagccttgtaatttgcatgttaattttaagcattttaatgaattatgagataatttataaaaactcaaaaattgtgttagaagaggttttagcacgaaattttggGGACATGTATACCTACTGATCTTAATAGGTTTGTGGTTaaatttggtgatttatgaagttattttcctatttttaatgttttttggttgaaaaccgagtcaaaatgccgtattttagttaaaaattgactaaaaatagttataagttgattcggtgcatggattttttatggtatttcatgcatattttctaccgaatttttgggcaatttttctgactttttggtgttcttgggaatgctccagaatactcaaaatttttgtttcaattttttggttaatttttcaattattttggatttttacttaaatattatgattttacagATTAATTTAGCAAAATATCActaaatcaaactaattatttatcataaaattagtgaggactaattttgaggttcaaaacagtttggacaatttgtttggacttaaatgagatttaagaattgattattgatttttacatgttaaaaatcgattaaatccacaaaaaccaaGATGGATACCAAttattgatagatagggcgattttggcatcattttacagcattttaagcatatttatttaagttaaaTGAATGAttatcatttatttaaagtatttatcttgttgtacctagtatggcctagtttaattttaatcgttattacccgaaatgaatgggaatatcgatttgtttgtaattaaatatgatctcgtatcgtcggtttgtaattaattagtagttttatttattttattaattaatgtataataggaatagctatgtaattcaattgtaatagttatttttaccggcgtttccaaaagacggattacatcgagacggagtctatttttggaaggtgttccaaatcccacaaagaaggaaccacttttggaatgaagaggcaagggaccaaggagttggtttccgaaatgtaatagactagtttttattaactaggtggccatactacgatttattcatatgcttacttgtttgcttgttttattttcgcgcatgccaaattcgcaattcacatgcattttatcttcgcgattgtcaattcacgtcatttacattcaccgaattagttcacttatagggaatttatgactaaattgacaagatctctcacataactaaaatcgagattagccttaccaattagtaacacctatgaatctcttgttcattagagccacgctcgcccaagcggggtgttctcattttaccttgagtaagtagggtggtaaggggTTATCACaagccaaaattggttggactcaacgggatataagacggtcttgtgttccggggctagtagatggatttaaggaaattcgtcgaccaagagttctcgaggtagaattagtcaacgtgacttaccgaatttacacaattatgggatg
Encoded here:
- the LOC141601358 gene encoding uncharacterized protein LOC141601358, encoding MNFFSTGQLLVQVNTTIITLIPKVDRLTSMKHFRPISCCNVLYKAISKILCARLALILPDLINRSQGAFVKGRSILENILICHDLVRSLVMTCVTTTSSSLNLNGSQFGYFKGRRGLRQGDSISPLLFCVCMEYLSKVMDYAVGHWYFRDDVRSIMLILRALSTFNADKSEVVFNGVPDWLRTDITHISGFQEGSLPFRYLGVPVQPGRLTMSDCNILIEKIVHKIRGIGARKMSYAVMKFIIPLVAWDNVCCPKQEGDHAYLKGSDWTNYQPSMDSNWNWRNVCKVRDVLAGGFQDNQWVVATRGYSGSSGYHWLRGQHPPVQWSKAVWDRWNIPKQAFIGWLIHREALNTRAKLYHLGLCDSDLCFSDLTSSGALVTAEAFLSTSELLKDTVENLQHGAFGMLVKSRLKLLVHLPVASSDRLWLNSIGVLIDI